One segment of Thermococcus sp. AM4 DNA contains the following:
- a CDS encoding ABC transporter permease, whose amino-acid sequence MARRSRLEVVRIAFRNRKFQFGFGLLAFFILFALIGPLFTPFAWNGLYYEKIQGIPIASYGTKTLPPMSHENITTYTGKEVRVLHILGTNINGQDLYARLVYGLRTSLWIAFLAAVIGTALGITIGLVAGYKGGWVDELLMMFTNIMLVIPSIVLLILVAAYLSARTPEIQAVIIGLTGWPWVARAVRSQTLSLKNREFVHLAKLAGLSDLKIIFTEVMPNMISYIFMAGILQFSGAILASATLDFIGLGPTTMVSLGNILQRAIAYNALQFGWWWWFIPPGLIITLIITALFFINLGLEEVFNPRLRRE is encoded by the coding sequence ATGGCGAGGAGAAGCAGGTTAGAGGTCGTTAGGATCGCCTTCAGGAACAGGAAGTTCCAGTTCGGATTCGGCTTACTCGCGTTCTTCATCCTCTTCGCACTCATCGGCCCGCTCTTCACACCCTTCGCGTGGAACGGCCTCTACTACGAGAAGATCCAGGGGATCCCGATTGCCTCATACGGCACCAAAACGCTACCGCCGATGAGCCACGAGAACATCACGACGTACACCGGAAAGGAGGTCAGGGTTCTCCACATCCTGGGAACGAACATCAACGGACAGGACCTCTACGCGAGGCTTGTCTACGGTTTGAGAACCAGCCTGTGGATAGCGTTCCTCGCGGCGGTGATAGGGACCGCCCTGGGAATAACGATAGGCCTCGTCGCCGGCTACAAGGGCGGCTGGGTTGATGAGCTGCTCATGATGTTCACCAACATAATGCTTGTAATCCCCTCGATAGTGCTCCTGATCCTCGTCGCCGCCTACCTGTCCGCGAGAACGCCGGAGATACAGGCGGTTATAATCGGCCTCACGGGCTGGCCCTGGGTCGCGAGGGCCGTTAGAAGTCAGACCCTTTCGCTCAAGAACAGGGAGTTCGTCCATCTCGCGAAGCTCGCCGGTTTGAGCGACCTCAAGATCATCTTCACCGAGGTAATGCCCAACATGATCTCCTACATCTTCATGGCCGGAATCCTGCAGTTCAGCGGTGCAATCCTCGCGAGTGCGACCCTCGACTTCATAGGCCTCGGGCCAACCACAATGGTCTCCCTCGGAAACATCCTCCAGAGGGCCATAGCCTACAACGCCCTCCAGTTCGGCTGGTGGTGGTGGTTCATTCCGCCCGGGCTGATCATAACCCTCATCATCACGGCGCTGTTCTTCATCAACCTCGGCCTGGAGGAGGTCTTCAACCCGAGACTGAGGAGGGAGTGA